The following proteins come from a genomic window of Alicyclobacillus dauci:
- a CDS encoding ABC transporter ATP-binding protein has translation MQETENYLYTVGKGVLRRLLRYAKPHTRLVALGLCVLMVATLADVVGPLLMKTFIDKYLAPRHFPTGQIVFLAISYILLQWITASGNYTQMLLFQRVSQNVIQKLRVEVFTKVQHLSVSFFDRTPAGSLISRITNDTQAIEDLFTSALAPFVQNGVLTIGILISMFALNVRLALICVILIPLFLCLMTLYRKLSFRVFHLARHRLGELNASLNESLQGMYLIQAMRQQHRLIRQFSEVNNAYKRARLRNIKLNGMMLRPLVDIVYYATLILVIAFFGFRALDSVIDIGVIYAFVNYLERFFEPINTIMERLNILQQALVGSDRVFRLLDETDTAPVASNSDKQPVVEVGDIVFEDVSFSYDGIHPVLSNISFHAKPGQTVALVGHTGSGKSSIVNLLMRFYPYQSGRILVDGTPLEDFHDEELRNKMGLVLQDSTLFTGTIADNIRFGRTLDDDSVRSAAEFVQADTFIEKLPDKYDHVIRERGTTFSAGQRQLLSFARTIAGEPKVLILDEATASIDTETEEAIQSSLEKMRRGRTTIAIAHRLSTIQDADLILVLQNGRIVERGNHQELLTKGGLYHKMYLLQQGMRLEA, from the coding sequence ATGCAAGAGACCGAGAACTACTTATATACTGTCGGCAAGGGCGTACTTCGTCGTCTACTGCGATACGCCAAGCCGCATACGCGCTTGGTAGCGTTAGGCCTATGTGTGTTGATGGTGGCTACGCTCGCCGACGTCGTGGGCCCATTGTTGATGAAAACATTCATCGACAAGTATTTGGCACCGCGACATTTCCCAACTGGACAAATCGTTTTTCTTGCCATCTCCTATATCTTGCTCCAGTGGATCACGGCGTCTGGAAACTACACGCAAATGCTCCTTTTCCAACGGGTTTCCCAGAATGTCATCCAAAAGCTGCGGGTAGAAGTCTTTACAAAGGTCCAACACCTAAGTGTATCGTTTTTTGACCGGACGCCAGCTGGTTCACTCATATCCCGCATCACAAACGATACGCAGGCCATCGAGGATCTCTTTACGAGTGCCTTGGCTCCGTTTGTTCAAAACGGCGTATTGACCATCGGCATTCTCATTTCAATGTTTGCACTCAACGTCCGACTGGCACTCATTTGCGTCATCCTTATTCCCTTGTTTCTCTGTTTGATGACACTCTACCGCAAGCTCAGTTTCCGAGTGTTTCACCTTGCAAGGCATCGACTCGGTGAGCTCAATGCCTCGCTCAATGAGTCCCTCCAGGGAATGTACTTGATTCAAGCAATGCGCCAGCAGCACCGTCTCATTCGTCAGTTTTCAGAGGTGAACAACGCCTACAAACGCGCTCGCTTGCGCAACATCAAACTGAACGGGATGATGCTGCGTCCCCTGGTCGACATCGTCTACTACGCGACCCTCATTCTGGTGATTGCGTTCTTCGGGTTCCGGGCGCTCGATAGCGTGATCGACATCGGAGTCATTTACGCGTTCGTCAACTACCTAGAACGTTTCTTTGAACCCATCAACACCATCATGGAACGGCTAAACATCCTGCAGCAAGCGCTTGTGGGCTCGGACCGAGTATTTCGATTGCTCGACGAAACGGACACGGCCCCAGTCGCTTCGAACAGCGACAAACAACCCGTCGTAGAAGTAGGTGACATCGTCTTTGAGGATGTCTCTTTCTCCTATGATGGCATCCATCCTGTACTGTCGAATATCTCGTTTCACGCGAAACCGGGCCAGACAGTGGCGCTCGTCGGCCACACTGGCAGTGGCAAGAGCTCCATCGTCAATCTGTTGATGCGATTCTATCCTTATCAGAGTGGAAGGATTCTCGTTGACGGAACACCTTTGGAGGACTTTCACGATGAGGAACTTCGAAATAAAATGGGACTCGTCCTTCAAGACTCAACACTGTTCACGGGAACCATCGCAGACAATATTCGATTTGGACGTACCTTGGACGACGACAGCGTCCGCTCCGCGGCAGAGTTTGTCCAGGCAGACACGTTCATTGAAAAACTGCCGGACAAGTACGATCACGTCATTCGCGAACGCGGCACAACGTTTTCCGCTGGTCAACGACAACTTCTGTCATTCGCGAGAACCATTGCGGGCGAACCAAAAGTGCTCATTCTCGACGAAGCCACTGCCAGCATCGACACCGAAACAGAAGAAGCCATCCAGTCATCGCTGGAGAAGATGCGGCGCGGAAGAACGACCATTGCCATCGCACATCGGCTGTCAACAATTCAAGATGCGGATTTGATTCTTGTCCTGCAGAATGGTCGTATTGTGGAACGGGGGAACCACCAGGAGTTGCTTACAAAAGGAGGCCTGTACCACAAGATGTACCTCCTGCAACAAGGTATGAGACTTGAGGCTTAA
- a CDS encoding ABC transporter transmembrane domain-containing protein, with amino-acid sequence MHVFLDLMWFFKTRKKYYVSGIFLLMMVSFIGLFPPRVVGNLVDHIQRHTLTAKTVWLDMGEIALMALAMYVLRYFWRVLLFGSAIELSTTLRLRLFRHLSQMSPSFYQKHRVGDLMAHATNDIRAIESTAMDGILTLVDSISTGLLVIVTMALTIDWRLTLFSLLPMPIMAFATSRYGDLLHRRFDKAQAAFSDLNDKVHESINGIRAIKSFGQEDNDIRAFSALSSDVVQKNMLVARIDALFDPTIQVIVGTSFFLAFAIGSTYVVHGHLSIGQLTSFTIYLGQLIWPMLAFGFLFNIVERGRASHDRVQALLRIEPDIRDTPGAADHVEMGDIDYDVREFVYPESVQRALADVHFTLPYGATLGIVGKTGSGKTTLLRLLLREFDVTDGDIHIGGQSIYSVTIDALRHRIAYVPQDHFLFSSTVSENIAFGRPDASQAEIEAVAQTASVHTDILSFPEGYSTLVGERGVTLSGGQKQRLSIARALLLDSDILILDDCLSAVDAKTEAAILEGLKARGATQTVMIATHRLSAVEHADLILVLDDGRIIERGTHDELVRSGGWYQEMYEHQQLEALVGGGM; translated from the coding sequence CTCATGATGGTCTCGTTTATCGGTCTTTTTCCGCCCCGAGTGGTTGGCAATCTCGTCGATCACATTCAGCGGCACACATTGACAGCCAAGACCGTGTGGCTTGACATGGGCGAGATCGCGCTGATGGCCTTGGCAATGTACGTATTGCGGTATTTTTGGCGAGTGCTTCTGTTCGGATCGGCAATCGAACTCTCCACAACCTTGCGCCTTCGTCTCTTTCGCCACTTGAGTCAAATGTCTCCATCGTTTTATCAGAAACACCGCGTGGGAGACCTGATGGCGCACGCAACGAACGATATCCGAGCAATCGAATCAACGGCGATGGATGGTATTTTAACCTTGGTCGACTCCATATCGACTGGTTTACTCGTCATCGTCACCATGGCGCTCACCATCGACTGGAGGTTAACCCTCTTCTCACTTTTGCCCATGCCCATTATGGCTTTTGCGACCAGCCGTTACGGCGACCTTCTTCATCGCCGATTCGATAAAGCACAGGCGGCGTTTTCCGACCTGAACGACAAGGTGCACGAGAGTATTAACGGAATCCGAGCCATTAAGTCATTTGGTCAAGAGGATAACGATATCCGTGCTTTTAGTGCTCTGTCTAGCGACGTTGTTCAGAAAAACATGCTTGTTGCCCGAATTGATGCACTGTTTGATCCAACCATTCAAGTTATCGTCGGGACCAGTTTTTTCTTGGCGTTTGCCATCGGATCGACGTACGTCGTCCACGGCCACTTAAGCATTGGGCAGTTGACCAGTTTCACCATTTACTTGGGACAGTTAATTTGGCCCATGCTGGCGTTTGGCTTTCTATTCAACATTGTGGAACGAGGGCGTGCATCTCACGATAGGGTCCAGGCACTGTTGCGCATTGAACCGGACATTCGTGATACGCCAGGGGCCGCTGACCACGTCGAAATGGGTGACATTGACTATGACGTCCGTGAATTTGTTTATCCAGAGAGTGTTCAACGCGCACTTGCCGATGTTCACTTCACATTGCCTTACGGCGCGACACTTGGCATTGTGGGCAAGACAGGCAGTGGAAAGACAACACTTCTTCGCTTGCTGTTACGCGAATTTGATGTCACGGATGGTGACATTCACATTGGAGGTCAGTCGATCTACAGCGTTACGATAGACGCGTTGCGTCACCGAATTGCCTATGTGCCACAGGATCACTTTCTGTTCTCCAGTACTGTTTCCGAAAATATCGCCTTCGGCCGACCCGATGCCAGTCAGGCGGAAATTGAAGCGGTCGCACAAACTGCGAGTGTCCACACGGACATATTATCTTTCCCAGAGGGATACAGCACACTTGTGGGAGAGCGCGGGGTGACCCTGTCCGGTGGACAAAAGCAGCGATTATCCATCGCGAGAGCACTACTTCTCGACAGCGACATACTCATTCTGGACGACTGTCTGTCCGCCGTCGACGCGAAGACGGAAGCAGCCATTCTGGAGGGCTTAAAAGCCCGTGGCGCCACTCAGACCGTCATGATTGCCACCCACCGTCTGTCGGCGGTCGAGCACGCTGATTTGATTTTGGTGCTTGACGACGGGCGAATTATCGAACGCGGCACACACGATGAATTAGTTCGATCCGGCGGCTGGTACCAAGAGATGTACGAGCATCAACAGCTGGAGGCCCTGGTAGGAGGTGGAATGTGA